A single region of the Changchengzhania lutea genome encodes:
- a CDS encoding dodecin family protein → MSVLKVVEILGNSPISFEDAIKNIVNEASKTIKKIKSVYVQDMQVTVNNNKIEMYRVTAKVCFSILQD, encoded by the coding sequence ATGTCCGTATTAAAAGTAGTTGAGATTTTGGGAAACTCTCCCATTAGTTTTGAAGATGCCATTAAAAACATAGTAAATGAAGCCTCTAAAACTATAAAAAAAATTAAGTCTGTATATGTACAAGATATGCAGGTAACGGTAAATAATAATAAAATAGAAATGTATAGGGTTACTGCCAAGGTATGCTTTAGCATTTTGCAGGATTAG
- a CDS encoding MlaD family protein, whose protein sequence is MRDTGPQKLRLGLFVIIGTVLFIVGVYVIGQRQNMFKKTFAISAFFQNVNGLQKGNNVRYSGIGIGTIKEIAMVNDSTIKVDMAIEEFIVAHIKKNAIATIGSDGLVGNMIVNIVPGKGSSEAIGNGDIIESYSKLGADDILSTLSVGSENAAILTSDLLKITTAMIEGKGTLGVLLNDTIMAEGLKRSVNNLRVASRGATNAINGLNTIISSIKTNDGTVLGMLMNDTISGIKLKNIVGHLETSSIEIETVLANINTVVDDFSSSEGAYGYILKDTSLVNNLKSAIKNINEGTDRFNQNMEALKHNFLTRAYFRKLERQEKSNDKKSGKEK, encoded by the coding sequence ATGAGAGATACAGGCCCACAAAAATTACGGTTAGGACTCTTTGTCATCATAGGCACGGTTTTGTTTATTGTGGGTGTTTATGTAATTGGGCAGCGGCAAAACATGTTCAAAAAAACATTTGCAATAAGTGCTTTTTTTCAAAATGTAAATGGCTTGCAAAAAGGGAACAATGTACGCTACTCGGGAATTGGCATCGGGACAATTAAAGAGATCGCCATGGTTAATGACTCTACAATCAAGGTAGACATGGCCATTGAAGAATTTATTGTGGCCCACATTAAAAAGAATGCCATTGCTACGATTGGCTCAGACGGGTTGGTCGGTAACATGATTGTCAATATCGTTCCGGGCAAGGGGAGCTCTGAAGCCATTGGCAATGGCGATATTATTGAATCTTATAGCAAATTGGGAGCAGATGATATTTTGAGCACCTTAAGTGTGGGTTCTGAAAATGCCGCGATCCTTACCTCGGATCTATTAAAGATCACAACCGCTATGATTGAGGGCAAAGGTACTTTGGGTGTGCTATTGAATGATACGATCATGGCAGAAGGTTTAAAGCGATCCGTCAACAACCTCAGAGTTGCTAGTAGAGGGGCAACAAATGCAATTAACGGATTAAATACAATCATCTCTTCGATAAAAACAAATGACGGCACCGTTTTGGGCATGTTGATGAATGACACTATATCTGGCATAAAACTAAAAAACATTGTTGGTCATCTTGAAACCTCAAGTATTGAGATTGAAACTGTCTTGGCAAATATCAATACCGTTGTTGATGATTTCAGTTCTAGTGAAGGTGCCTATGGTTATATTCTAAAGGACACGTCTTTGGTCAATAATTTAAAGTCTGCAATCAAAAACATAAATGAGGGCACAGATAGGTTCAACCAGAACATGGAAGCCTTAAAGCACAATTTTTTAACGCGAGCCTATTTTAGAAAATTGGAACGGCAAGAAAAAAGTAACGACAAAAAATCCGGAAAAGAGAAATAG
- a CDS encoding ABC transporter ATP-binding protein has product MTELHNIPDKEVVLEIKGLHKGFGDNHVLNGFNMQLYHGENLVVMGKSGSGKSVMIKCLVGLMEADSGSISVMHRDITKLDQGALDTLRADIGFLFQGSALYDSMTVRENLEFPLRRHTRKNDQTVDTEKLVVEALENVGLASAIDLMPAELSGGMKRRVALARTLILRPKVILYDEPTSGLDPITAKEIIILMQDIQKKYGTSSLIITHDVDCARVISDRMILLIDGIDYAVGTFAELSTLKDPKIKAFFKQEL; this is encoded by the coding sequence ATGACAGAGCTCCATAACATACCAGATAAAGAGGTTGTTCTTGAAATTAAAGGTTTGCATAAGGGCTTTGGAGATAACCATGTGCTTAATGGCTTCAATATGCAATTGTACCACGGTGAAAACTTAGTGGTCATGGGGAAGTCAGGTTCTGGAAAATCGGTGATGATCAAATGCCTGGTAGGGCTCATGGAAGCCGATAGCGGTTCTATTTCGGTAATGCACAGGGACATTACCAAACTGGATCAGGGTGCACTGGATACGCTACGAGCAGATATTGGCTTTTTATTTCAAGGCAGCGCACTATATGACTCCATGACTGTCCGAGAAAATTTGGAGTTTCCTTTACGGCGGCATACCAGAAAAAATGATCAAACCGTTGACACCGAAAAGTTGGTTGTTGAAGCTTTGGAAAATGTCGGTTTAGCGAGTGCCATCGATTTAATGCCGGCAGAACTATCTGGAGGGATGAAACGGCGAGTAGCTTTGGCAAGAACCCTTATTCTACGACCAAAAGTAATACTGTATGATGAGCCCACTAGTGGATTGGACCCCATAACGGCCAAGGAAATTATTATCCTGATGCAGGACATTCAAAAAAAATATGGCACCTCCTCACTCATCATCACCCATGATGTGGATTGTGCACGGGTTATTTCGGATAGGATGATATTGCTCATAGACGGCATCGATTACGCTGTCGGAACATTTGCCGAATTATCAACCTTAAAGGACCCCAAAATTAAAGCTTTTTTTAAACAAGAACTATGA
- a CDS encoding MlaE family ABC transporter permease, with the protein MSGFGNIRAQLKAFLVEIGELSYFTARFFNNVFKPPFELKELWRQCYNMGNRSLVLVGITGFIIGLVLTLQTRPTLMEFGAVSWMPSMVGISIVREIGPIITALVCAGRIGSGIGAELGSMRVTEQIDAMEVSGTNPFKYLVVTRALAVTLMLPLLVVVGDAIALFGSFLVESVKGNVSFVLYFNKVFDSLEFGDIVPATIKSFFFGLAIGLVGCFKGYYCKKGTAGVGKAANSAVVFSSLLLFIIDFMAVLVTDIFYGL; encoded by the coding sequence ATGTCAGGATTCGGTAATATACGTGCCCAATTAAAGGCCTTCTTAGTTGAAATTGGGGAGCTGTCCTACTTTACGGCACGTTTTTTTAACAATGTTTTCAAACCACCTTTTGAATTGAAGGAACTATGGCGCCAATGCTATAATATGGGAAATCGCTCCTTAGTACTGGTAGGCATTACAGGTTTTATAATTGGACTCGTACTGACCTTGCAAACCCGTCCAACCCTCATGGAATTTGGTGCCGTATCATGGATGCCGTCCATGGTCGGTATTTCTATCGTAAGGGAGATTGGCCCAATAATTACGGCCTTGGTCTGTGCTGGTAGAATTGGCTCCGGTATAGGTGCGGAACTGGGTTCTATGCGCGTAACAGAACAAATTGATGCTATGGAAGTGTCTGGAACCAACCCTTTCAAATATTTGGTGGTGACCCGGGCATTGGCGGTCACGTTAATGCTTCCGTTATTAGTGGTGGTAGGAGATGCGATTGCGTTATTTGGATCTTTTTTGGTTGAAAGCGTAAAAGGTAACGTCTCCTTTGTTCTCTATTTTAACAAGGTGTTCGATTCGTTGGAATTTGGTGACATTGTGCCTGCAACCATTAAATCATTTTTCTTTGGTCTGGCCATTGGCCTTGTGGGTTGTTTTAAGGGCTACTATTGTAAAAAAGGAACGGCTGGTGTTGGAAAGGCAGCAAACTCTGCGGTTGTTTTTTCATCATTGTTATTGTTTATTATCGATTTTATGGCTGTTTTGGTAACCGATATATTTTATGGTTTATGA
- a CDS encoding patatin-like phospholipase family protein — translation MEENNIFPTHIAGASAGATVGALYAHGYSWKAILRFFKDIQVLDIKKYALGKPGFIDTEKFYPQFNDYIKEDHFDALQKPLYITATDILNGQRKTFHSGQLIKPILASAAFPGVFAPVKIEGSCYVDGYNAITIKDLKHSHHGIEHAFKLRPVKGGRSKFSDCDLVISPKELNKYGTFDKKYLDGIFNIGYQATVKALNRDPLFKLKSTLRVS, via the coding sequence TTGGAGGAAAACAATATTTTCCCTACACATATTGCAGGGGCAAGTGCCGGGGCCACTGTGGGCGCACTATATGCCCATGGTTACAGCTGGAAAGCCATTTTAAGGTTTTTTAAGGACATCCAGGTATTGGACATAAAAAAATATGCTCTTGGCAAACCTGGGTTTATTGATACTGAAAAGTTTTATCCCCAATTTAACGATTATATAAAAGAAGACCATTTTGATGCCCTCCAAAAACCATTATATATTACTGCAACAGATATTTTAAATGGACAGCGTAAAACGTTTCACTCTGGACAACTTATCAAGCCCATACTTGCTTCTGCAGCATTTCCTGGTGTATTTGCGCCTGTAAAAATTGAAGGTTCTTGTTATGTTGATGGCTACAATGCCATAACCATTAAGGATTTAAAGCATTCGCATCATGGGATAGAGCACGCTTTTAAACTAAGGCCGGTTAAAGGTGGCCGTTCAAAATTTAGCGATTGCGATTTGGTCATTTCCCCAAAGGAGTTGAACAAATACGGAACGTTCGATAAAAAATACCTCGATGGTATTTTCAATATAGGCTACCAGGCCACTGTCAAGGCACTCAACAGGGATCCTTTGTTTAAGTTAAAATCCACTCTTAGGGTTAGTTGA
- a CDS encoding peroxiredoxin, translating to METLQEKEDKVSIPRIGDMAPEFEAVTTQGNITFPNDYVGEWVILFSHPADFTPVCTSEFITFAHLEDKFAKANCKLVGLSIDGLYSHIAWLRTIKEKIEFNGMKNVEVKFPLIEDITMEIAKKYGMIQPGESKTQAVRAVFFIDPKGIIRALIYYPLSLGRNFDEIYRALIAMQTSDKFAVATPADWTPGDDVIVSPAGSCDQAQERMINTDELECEDWFFCTKKLDRDTILSDILKN from the coding sequence ATGGAAACACTACAGGAAAAAGAAGACAAGGTATCTATACCCCGAATTGGAGATATGGCGCCAGAATTTGAAGCAGTAACCACACAAGGGAATATCACGTTCCCTAATGATTATGTTGGAGAATGGGTTATTTTATTCAGTCATCCGGCCGATTTTACGCCTGTTTGCACCAGTGAGTTTATAACCTTCGCCCATCTCGAAGATAAATTTGCCAAAGCCAATTGTAAGCTGGTTGGTCTTTCTATAGACGGCTTATACAGCCATATTGCTTGGTTAAGAACCATAAAAGAAAAAATTGAATTCAACGGCATGAAAAACGTTGAAGTAAAATTTCCATTAATTGAGGACATTACCATGGAGATTGCCAAAAAATATGGCATGATTCAACCAGGAGAAAGCAAAACGCAAGCTGTAAGAGCGGTGTTCTTTATTGATCCAAAAGGTATTATTCGAGCGTTAATTTACTATCCTTTAAGTTTAGGACGAAACTTTGATGAAATTTATAGAGCCCTGATTGCGATGCAAACATCAGATAAGTTCGCTGTGGCCACCCCTGCAGATTGGACACCAGGAGATGATGTAATTGTGTCACCAGCAGGGTCATGTGATCAAGCGCAAGAGCGCATGATTAATACGGATGAATTGGAATGTGAGGATTGGTTTTTCTGCACTAAAAAATTAGACAGAGACACTATTTTAAGTGATATTTTAAAAAATTAA
- a CDS encoding L,D-transpeptidase, with the protein MFLKLSPPVFLVITLLVSLKFCCPKEDDNLIVYSNTRNITASIQSLKTIVVDTPITVGDYFEFLDSIVCKYDSLVSYKLSEHLLVRANPWIIDTLKSTDYYRMKAQDSFVYNQKKMIVLRKGTSIIIPDSTNAINLLNSFKRTSIDINIPEFKLRIFEDSIKRYEFPVRVGINQKKYLKMAGRAVDLKTKTGSGVIANHVLNPSYYNPVNGHRYFVTKRDDEKVTKLPQIPFIETEINSIRNGQLIHPTTNPITLGKAYSNGCIGTKEADAWVIYYYAPIGTKINIRYDLNVTDEEGKKVTLKDIYGFNK; encoded by the coding sequence ATGTTCCTTAAGTTAAGCCCCCCTGTTTTTTTGGTAATTACCTTGTTAGTTTCATTAAAATTTTGCTGTCCTAAAGAAGATGATAATCTTATTGTGTATTCTAACACCAGAAATATAACTGCTTCAATTCAAAGTTTAAAAACTATTGTAGTTGATACTCCAATCACGGTTGGTGACTATTTTGAGTTTTTAGATTCTATTGTTTGTAAATACGATTCTTTAGTATCGTATAAATTAAGCGAACATCTTTTGGTTAGGGCAAACCCCTGGATTATAGACACACTTAAAAGTACTGATTATTATAGAATGAAAGCACAAGATTCATTTGTATATAATCAAAAAAAGATGATTGTTTTGCGCAAAGGAACTTCTATAATAATCCCCGATTCTACTAATGCTATAAATCTTCTAAACTCATTCAAAAGGACTAGTATTGATATAAATATCCCTGAGTTTAAACTGCGCATTTTCGAAGATTCTATTAAACGTTATGAATTTCCAGTTCGAGTTGGAATAAACCAAAAGAAATACCTTAAAATGGCCGGTAGAGCTGTCGATTTAAAAACTAAAACGGGTAGTGGTGTCATTGCAAATCATGTTCTAAATCCGAGCTACTACAACCCAGTAAATGGACATCGATATTTTGTAACCAAAAGAGATGATGAAAAAGTTACCAAATTACCTCAAATTCCTTTTATAGAAACTGAAATAAATAGTATTAGAAACGGGCAACTAATTCATCCAACCACCAACCCTATAACATTAGGGAAAGCCTATTCCAATGGGTGTATTGGCACAAAAGAAGCCGATGCTTGGGTTATTTACTATTATGCCCCAATTGGTACAAAAATAAATATAAGATACGATTTAAACGTGACGGATGAAGAAGGTAAAAAAGTAACGTTAAAAGATATTTATGGTTTCAATAAATGA